A window of Prolixibacter sp. SD074 contains these coding sequences:
- a CDS encoding glycosyltransferase family 1 protein produces MNIVVNTRLLLPGKLEGIGRFTHETLRRITVSHPEHRFFFLFDRPCSREFIYSSNVTPVVLGPQARHPLLWYLWFEGVVPRALKELNAHLFLSTDGFGSLRATVPQTLVIHDLSFEHRPQDLRLSHRWFQQYFVPRYARNAERLVTVSSFSRDDLVRKYHIPEGKINIVPNGVSEQFHPLPGPAIRKVREKYAGSRPYFLFVGALQPRKNIVNLLLAYEQFCRQTDEEVDLLIVGGDMHKTREIIKTHRSMKCGSKVHFTGRVPDVELVQLMGAALALTFVPFFEGFGIPVIEAMAAGIPVICSNSSSLPEVGGGSVCYVAPESVDEIADAMIKIYTDKDYAGVLISSGKERSESYTWERSAKLLWESMMKTV; encoded by the coding sequence ATGAATATTGTTGTGAATACAAGGTTGCTGCTTCCCGGAAAACTGGAAGGAATCGGTCGGTTTACGCATGAAACCCTGCGTAGAATCACGGTTAGCCATCCGGAACACCGGTTTTTCTTCCTTTTTGATCGACCTTGTTCACGCGAGTTTATTTATAGTTCCAATGTTACGCCGGTTGTTCTTGGCCCTCAGGCTCGTCATCCGTTGCTTTGGTATTTGTGGTTCGAAGGCGTTGTTCCGCGAGCATTGAAGGAACTGAACGCTCATTTATTTTTATCGACTGATGGATTTGGTTCGCTACGAGCAACCGTTCCCCAGACATTGGTGATACACGATTTGAGTTTTGAGCACCGCCCTCAGGATTTGCGGTTATCTCATCGCTGGTTTCAGCAATATTTTGTTCCACGTTATGCGCGAAACGCCGAACGCCTGGTCACTGTATCCTCTTTTTCCCGCGACGATCTGGTTCGAAAATATCATATTCCGGAGGGGAAAATCAATATCGTTCCCAATGGTGTTAGTGAACAGTTTCATCCGTTACCAGGACCGGCTATCCGGAAAGTCAGGGAAAAATATGCCGGGAGCCGCCCTTATTTCCTTTTCGTGGGAGCTCTCCAACCACGCAAAAATATAGTAAACCTTTTACTTGCTTACGAACAATTTTGCCGGCAAACCGATGAGGAGGTCGATCTGCTGATTGTTGGAGGGGACATGCATAAAACCCGTGAAATTATAAAAACGCATCGCTCAATGAAATGCGGAAGTAAGGTGCATTTCACCGGTCGTGTACCTGATGTGGAATTGGTACAATTGATGGGAGCTGCATTGGCTTTGACATTTGTCCCTTTTTTCGAAGGCTTTGGCATCCCGGTCATCGAAGCAATGGCTGCCGGTATTCCGGTTATTTGTTCCAATTCATCATCATTGCCCGAAGTGGGGGGAGGGTCGGTTTGTTATGTCGCTCCTGAGTCTGTTGATGAAATAGCCGATGCGATGATAAAGATTTATACGGATAAGGATTATGCAGGAGTCTTGATATCGAGCGGGAAAGAACGCTCGGAAAGTTATACCTGGGAACGTTCTGCTAAATTATTATGGGAATCCATGATGAAAACAGTATGA
- a CDS encoding oligosaccharide flippase family protein — MQKKFVTNLILLIVLNLLIKPFWIFGIDRTVQNMVGAESYGFYFSLLNFTLLLNMIPDLGITNYNNRNIARHTQLLNKHLANVSGLKIILALVYAFISMIVAFIIGYSAKQISLLVFLILNQIFISFSLYFRSNLTALHLFRTDSILSVLDRTLMILFCGIILFTNITGHTMQIEWFVYVQTFSYLLASIIIFGVVKHYSGHIKLSFHRSFFIIFLRKSYPYAILILLMSLYTRLDSVLIERLLPVSEGKAEAGIYARAYRLLEAVSNFGVLFAGLLLPIFSRMLKKREDIRPMLRFSFLLIIAPAILLAFSSWFFRGEIMDVLYHHHTSQSPLILGLLMFTFISIATTYIFGTLLTAKGTLTQLNILAGGGVMLNLSLNLFLIPKIMAVGAAWAALVTQSAMALSQVILVYYLFRFPPDFKLIFRILFYTIAIFILGVFCSGWQNWLHGYLTMLAGGILLAFGTGLIRLKTLKTILTEQ, encoded by the coding sequence TTGCAAAAGAAATTCGTCACCAACCTGATTCTGCTGATTGTACTGAATTTGCTGATTAAGCCATTCTGGATATTCGGGATAGACCGTACGGTGCAAAACATGGTAGGAGCCGAATCATACGGATTCTATTTTTCCCTGCTTAATTTCACCTTGTTACTTAACATGATTCCCGACCTGGGAATTACCAATTACAATAACCGGAACATTGCCCGGCACACACAGCTTTTGAATAAACACCTGGCCAATGTTTCGGGCCTGAAAATTATACTGGCTCTTGTCTATGCCTTTATTTCCATGATAGTAGCCTTCATCATCGGCTATTCAGCCAAGCAAATTTCATTGTTGGTATTCCTGATTCTGAACCAGATCTTCATATCCTTCAGCCTCTACTTCCGTTCCAATTTAACAGCCCTTCATCTGTTCCGGACTGATAGCATCTTATCGGTACTCGACCGTACATTAATGATTTTATTTTGCGGCATTATTCTTTTTACCAATATAACCGGCCATACTATGCAAATTGAGTGGTTTGTTTACGTTCAGACTTTTTCCTATCTGCTGGCTTCTATCATCATTTTCGGAGTGGTTAAACACTATTCCGGCCACATCAAACTTAGTTTCCATCGTTCCTTTTTCATCATTTTTCTACGGAAGTCTTATCCGTACGCGATACTGATTCTGCTGATGTCGTTATATACACGATTAGATTCGGTCCTCATTGAACGATTACTCCCCGTATCAGAAGGAAAAGCCGAAGCCGGAATTTATGCGCGGGCGTACCGCCTGCTGGAGGCTGTTTCGAATTTCGGAGTGCTTTTCGCCGGACTGTTGCTGCCTATCTTTTCCAGGATGTTAAAAAAACGAGAAGACATTCGCCCGATGTTACGTTTTTCATTTCTACTGATCATCGCACCGGCCATATTGCTGGCTTTCTCTTCCTGGTTCTTCCGCGGCGAAATCATGGATGTGTTATATCACCACCACACGTCACAATCACCGCTCATCCTCGGCTTGTTGATGTTTACCTTCATTTCGATAGCCACTACCTATATTTTCGGAACGTTGTTAACAGCAAAAGGGACTTTGACACAGCTCAATATTCTGGCCGGGGGGGGCGTTATGCTGAACCTCAGTCTCAACTTGTTCCTGATTCCGAAAATAATGGCCGTAGGTGCGGCATGGGCCGCTTTGGTTACGCAATCAGCGATGGCTTTATCGCAGGTGATTTTAGTGTATTATCTTTTCCGGTTTCCACCGGATTTCAAACTTATTTTCAGGATACTATTTTACACTATAGCCATATTTATATTGGGCGTTTTCTGCTCAGGCTGGCAAAATTGGTTACATGGATATCTAACCATGCTGGCAGGCGGAATATTGTTGGCTTTTGGAACCGGGCTCATCCGTTTAAAAACGCTGAAAACCATATTAACAGAGCAATAA